GTGTGACAGTCACCGGTCCCCCCTGTTCAATCTGCTTCTTGAAAAGAGGTATAACACTGCCATTGCTTCCTAACACATTCCCAAACCTTACGGCAACGAATTCAGTATTGCTTATCTTGTCCATTGACTGTACAATCATTTCAGCCACTCTCTTGGTAGCACCCATTATGTTTGTTGGATTTACAGCCTTATCTGTGGATATGAGCACGAATCTCTTTGCTCCATACTCATGGGCGCACTTGGCTGTGTTTAATGTTCCTATTACATTATTTTTAATAGCTTCTGCAGGATTAATCTCCATTAGTGGTACATGCTTATGTGCAGCAGCATGAAAAACCACCCCCGGTCGATAGCTTCCGAAGACTTCGGCCAACCGCTTATTATCCCTTACAGAACCTATGATCACTTCAAAATCAAGCTTTCCCTTATATATATGTATCAGTTCGTTAGATAAATCATAAGCATTGTTCTCGTAAATATCGAATATCAGCAGCTTCTTAGGGTTATATTTTGCTATCTGCCTGCAAAGCTCTGAACCAATGGATCCTCCACCCCCGGTAACCATTACCACCTCATTTTGGAGATACCCTGATATTTCTTCATTGTTCAAATGAATTTCATCCCGTCCCAGAAGGTCTTCTATTCTGACATCCCTTATATGCTTTATATTTACTTTTTCATCAATAAGCTCATATATTCCAGGCAGCGTTTTCAGCTTGCATTTGGTTTCTTTACATTTTGACAGTATTGCAGCTACATCTGCCTTGCCGACGGAGGGCATGGCCACTATGATTTCATCAATACTATATTTTTCAGCAAGCTTTTTTATTCTTTCTGTATTCCCCCTCACCGGTACTCCATTGATACTTGACCTATGCTTCTTCATATCATCATCAACTGCTATTACGGGCAAATATTCTAATTCATGGTGGTTCTGCAGCTCCTTTATTACCATTGAACCTGCATCGCCTGCGCCAACAATCATTACACGCTTTCTATCAGCATTATTGAACTTTGCTGCTCTTAGTATCGTTTTTAGTATCCTGTAGCTTAATCTGCTTCCTCCGACAAGAAGAAAAATCAATAGCCACGAGATTATATAAACTGATCTTGGAAATCTCATAATGTGAGACAATCCATATATGGACGAAGCGCCGCTTGCAACTGCAGTCGCCGTGAAAATCTTCAAAAGCTCATTAACGCTTGTGTATCTCAATAGTCCTTTATATAATCCAAACAAATAGTAGATAGCAATATTAATGAAAATAATATAAATACATGAATGTATGTATGCTTGGATGTATTGCTCCGGGATTACCCCTTCGAACCTAAAAAACAAACCAAAAAATACTGCAATGCCTACTAAGAGGCAATCAGTAAAAAGCAAAACTAGCTTTCTGTTATATGGTCTCAACGCCATCCACCCCTCAATTTATATGTATCGATGATATTCAATTATTGCTGCTCCTGCTTTGTATATCGCACGTACGCATCCTTGATCTTGTTTATATCATCCTCTGAAAGTCTCGAGTACAATATTTCTTTTGCCCGCCTTTTCTCTTCTGATGTTATTCCATTTGACAGCATACCCTTTAGTTCAGATATGTCGCTCTTGGTTAACTTGCTCAAGAGCAGCTTGGTCAAAGAAGCCTTTTCGGATATAGACACTTTATTCTTTGTCTCCTTTGCACTCTCCATTATCTGCTGATTCTCTTCATTTTTTTGTATCTGAGAAATACTGTGGTCCGCAGGCTTAGATGGTTCTGCACCGCCAGCAGGTTTATTGTTTACCTCTTCTGCCTTCTCGCTCCCAGCAGCAGCTGGTGCTGCTTTTTCCGTGTCTGCGCTTTGAAATGCTCTTTCAATCTCTGCACTATCCTTAATGATGCTCTCTACTATGGCTCTTTCTCCCAAGCCATATAAGAGTGAAAGAGCTAATCCAGCCGATATTAACAATAATGCAGCAATTAACAACATTATTTTCTTCATGAATGCACCACCCAAATGGAATGTTTAAAAAATAGAGGTGCTTGCGCACCTCTATTTATGTTACTTATTATAGATTCGGTACACTATCGTAGCAGCTTGTGCTCTTGTTGTCTTTTCAACCGGACCAAGCTCAGCTCCAGCACCTATTAAGATGCCCTCTTTCAGCATTGTTGCAACACTGTCTCTAGCATAGGATGCCACCTTTGACTTGTCGGAGAATTTATCAAGGTCTGCAGCTGTTCCTTTATTCTTTATCTTCTTTACAGCACTTAGAGCTCTTTCAGTAAGCACCATCAAATCCTGCCTTGTGATATATTCATCAGGTTTGAACATGTTGTTGCCTACGCCGTTTGTTATTCCTAACTTCCTGGCAATTGCAATCTCCTTGAAATTAATGTCTGTAGCCTTTATATCACTAAAGTTTTCAGTAATTACAGCATTAACTCCCAATGCTCTAACGAGAATAGCCATGTAATCCCCTCTTGTAATGCTTTCATCAGGTGCAAAGGTCTTGTCGGTAGTGCCTCTTGCAATACCCTTTGAAGCCATTACTTCGATTTCCTTCTTCGCCCAGTGGGTTTTGGTAACATCAGTAAATGTCTTTTGGTTGAATACAAGTATATACTTGCTGAAGTGAGTTGTTGTAAAGCTCACCAAACCAGTTGCAGGATCGTATTTGCCATTTGGAACTTCTATAAGATTGCCTGCGTTATCCATATACCATACAACCAGGAACTCGGAATCCAATGCCTCTGCCCCAGTTGGCGTGTACTTGAAGGATACTGTTGCTGGTTTATCCGGATTGCTGTATTCCTTTACTACCCCATTAACTGTGAAGCTCAGCTCAATTATCGGTTTGTCTCCGACCTTCTGCTGCAATTCGGGAGATAATGTGCTCTTATCGACTTTTGCAATGTTCAAGCTTACATTCTTGTTCTTCACTGTGTCATCGCCGGCAAATATATTACTAGGCAATGTGATATTACCTGCATCTGTCTTTATTGTGATCTCTTCAGACGCTGTTGACTTGCTTAGTGCATTACCTGGAATGCTCATTGTATATGATTTTGCGCCATCAACCTTTGGAACATCTATGACTATATCTTTAGTCCCATCAGTTTGAGGCTTACTCAATGTCAGCAGCTGGTTTATAACATTTTCACTTACTGCTGATGCTGCATTTCCTGTTGTGCTGTTTAATGTTGCAGCAATTTTAATTGATGAGGATCCGTCTGAGTTAGCCTGTGGTGTGGGCGCTGAAGGTGTTGCTGTTCCTCCGCTTGTTCCTCCAGATGGTCCATTGTCATCATCGTCATCCGGTGCGTTATATCTGTCTATCAAGTTATATTTAGCTAAATTGGCTATAAAGTACGGTCTTTCGCTGTCATATTGGCTTCCATTTAGCTTTCCAATCAATTCAGTCATCCTTGTCTTATAAGTACCTATGTTAGGAATAAGTGGAGCTATATCATCAATATCTTCGATAAACTTTTGACTGACATTAACATCACCATCTTCATCCTCATATAAGACATTGGATAATCCATTCAGTACTTTTGCCTTTTGAATGAAGTTTATGAGCAGCAGATAATCATAAGTGTAAGTCTCAATATTCGTTTTTATTGTTATAAAATTCGGATATGTACTTGGGTACTCAGTCGTAATTATCAAGCCGTTTCTAAACTCTAATAAAGTAATACTGGCTATACTTTGATGACCTTGCTGAAAGGTATAAAAATCCTCTAGGCAGCTTTCTAATGTAGCCGGATCGACACTTGGACTGGCTGCATTATTATATTCATCCAGTATGCTTATGATATCATCCAAATTATCGTCTATGTTTTCATCTATTGCATATGTCTCTGCACTTAGGTCAACCCCCATAAGCACCAATACTGCTTCCCTGTCAGCCTTGGTTGCGGCACTATCATCCTTCAATAGTGGAGAAAGAACCTGTATCAAGTTATACTTAGAATCACTGATCCCTGCGCTGGCCGGTATAGCACCTGCATATGACAATATAGTGCACGTCAGGAAGACCACTAAAGTAACCTTTACAATTGCTTGCAGTTTTTTCTTCTCAAGAATCATTTATTTACCTACCTCCTAAAGTTATTTATAGTTGCTGCTTGCTATTTAATTCACAAGCGAAAACTTGAAGAGCCCTGAGCATACGTTTTTCGCTGCAATTCCAGATACCGCCCCCCCAAAAACACCTAATAATCTCTCAAAAACTTTATTTTAAGTTTAGCACTACCTTCCATATTTATCACTTATTTTCAGTCGACCTAAAACTACAGCAAGTACTGCGTTGCAACATTTTTAGAGGACAAGCGAGTGTAAAAAACCATTCTCGTAATGCATTTTACAAAATCGATTAAATTACACACAAAATAAAATATTTTCCAGCTAAAAATCGTTAAATTCTGCAAAATAGTAATGCAATAAAAAAACAGACCGCTTGGACATATATCCATACGGTCTGTTAATTAATTGCATTCTCTTCAATAATTTGCCGAAACATGCTTAAATAAAAAGCAATGATACTCCCAGAGAGAGACCAAAGCTATAAAAAAGCTATGCATATAAAGTAGCTTTGATCTTTTTAGTATCCAAGCTTTCTAGATATCTCCAGTGTATACCTATGGAGTATTTCAGCTATTTCTGCTCTAAGTTTATCGGTCATTCTTGTAGCAGGCCCTGAAACGCTTAAACCTGCTATAGGTTTATTATGGTGATCAAATATAGGCGCTGCCACACATACAAGACCGACCTCCCGCTCCTCAAAATCCTCCGCATACCCATTCTGGCGTACTTTTTTCAGTTGCTGTAAAAAAACATCTCTATCGGTAATAGTCTTATCCGTAAATTTAACAAACCTGGTATTGTTAATAATATCATTAATTTCTTCATCTTCAAGATAGGCCAAAATGGCTTTACCAACAGCTGTACAATAAATATGTATCTTTTCACCATCTTTTGTACATATCCTCATAGAGTGTGGACTTTCTACCTTTTTTAAATATAATATTGTGTCTCCGTCACGTACTACGAGATTCGCCGTCTCATGACAGCTATCCACTAGTTCATCTAGGTATGGAGAAGCGATGCTACGAAGATCCACGTTTACTTTGGTTCCAAGCCGGAATATTTCATTACCTAGCTTATACTTTCCCGTCTGTTTATCTTGCTCCAAAAAATTAAAATCCTTTAGAGTGCAGATAAGCCCAAAGGTTGTGCTTTTATGAAGCTCCATCATTTTGCTGATTTCTGAAACACCTAACTCTTTATATTGGTTAAAGCACTCCAGTATTTGGATTGCCCTAGCTACAGACTGTATTTGGCCTTTTTTATCTTCATTCATTTTAATCTCCATTTTGATATCAAGATAGACATACAATAATATTATAACGTTATCAACCCAGGCAAGCAATAAAGAATGTCCCTTTTAGGTCAAAAATTTATGTCATCCCCATTAGTTGAGAGTTAAGAACCATAGCAGGACATTCTCTATTACATTAATCCTATATAATAATTATTTCCCTAAAAGATTTAAAAATTCTTCTTCTTCTTTGTCCTTCATCTTGTAGGTATGTTCTCCATCAATTGGGAACTTTTCTTCTCTTACTTCTGCAGCGTAATCTTTAAATGCGTTTACGAGTATTTCTCCTACGTTTGCATACTTCTTTACAAACTTGGGTGTGAAATTGTCATAGTAGCCTACCATATCTGCGTATATTAAAAGCTGTCCGTGGGTATATGGGCCTGCGCCTATTCCAAGTATAGGAATGCCTGCTCTTTCTGTTATAGCTTTTCCAACTGGTGCAGGTACGCCCTCTACAAGTATACTGAATGCCCCGGATTCCTCAAGTAATTTTGCCTGTTTAACTAATTTAACCGCTGCCTCAGCACTGCGGCCTTGAGCCTTATATCCGCCTAATTGCCCTGCAAACTGCGGTGTGAGTCCTATATGTCCCATTACCAGTATACCTGCATCATTAATAGCCTTTAGCCTGCTTGCTATGAATGGGCCGCCGCCTTCTAACTTAACTGCATCACAAAGAGCTTCCTTTATAAATCTACCTGCGTTCTCAACTGCCTGCTCATCTGAAACCTGGTATGACATATATGGCATGTCTCCAACAATGAACGTGTTCGGAGCACCCCTTCGGACTGCCTTACAATGACTTATCATATCTTCCATAGTAACAGGAAATGTAGTATCATACCCAAGGGTTACCATACCAAGGGAGTCACCTACAAGTATCATATCGATTTCTGCTTTTTCCTCCATCTTTGCTGTAAGGTAGTCATAAGCTGTAAGGTATACTATCTTATCCCCTTTTGCTACCATTTCGTTAAAATCAAATATAGTCTTTTTCATAAATACACCTCTCCAATACTTTTTTTTGAAACCCTTTAATGTGCGAAAAATTGCTTTCGGGCAATCTTGCCGCATTCATAAAAACCATACATCAACACAATCTATTTTTCAAGATGCCAACTTTTGCGATTTATTGCCATTTGCATCCTATGCTCAGCTAAGGACCTGGCTGCCTCAACGGTAGTAATATGCTCCTCATTGGCTATTTCAAATACTTTCTTAATATTGGCTGTTATATTATTCTTAACTTGACCATATGCACGCTCTCGATTATATCCCATAAACTGATGGGAATTATTAATACAACCACCAACACTTAAAATATAATCTACAGCATATGCTATTCCTTTATCCTGTAGCATTTTACAATGTTTCAATTCGTCTGCCAGCTGATTGTTTGCAGAACCGGCAATAAGTTTGCATTTTAATCTAGGTATTGTATTGTCATTCAATATGCCGCCTAATGCACAAGGTGAGAAAATATCAACATCTAAATCATAAATTTTATCCGGGTCTACTACATCTACATTTAAATCTTCTGTGACTCTTTTCAAATTATCCTTGTCGACATCACATAC
This portion of the Clostridia bacterium genome encodes:
- a CDS encoding nucleoside-diphosphate sugar epimerase/dehydratase, coding for MRPYNRKLVLLFTDCLLVGIAVFFGLFFRFEGVIPEQYIQAYIHSCIYIIFINIAIYYLFGLYKGLLRYTSVNELLKIFTATAVASGASSIYGLSHIMRFPRSVYIISWLLIFLLVGGSRLSYRILKTILRAAKFNNADRKRVMIVGAGDAGSMVIKELQNHHELEYLPVIAVDDDMKKHRSSINGVPVRGNTERIKKLAEKYSIDEIIVAMPSVGKADVAAILSKCKETKCKLKTLPGIYELIDEKVNIKHIRDVRIEDLLGRDEIHLNNEEISGYLQNEVVMVTGGGGSIGSELCRQIAKYNPKKLLIFDIYENNAYDLSNELIHIYKGKLDFEVIIGSVRDNKRLAEVFGSYRPGVVFHAAAHKHVPLMEINPAEAIKNNVIGTLNTAKCAHEYGAKRFVLISTDKAVNPTNIMGATKRVAEMIVQSMDKISNTEFVAVRFGNVLGSNGSVIPLFKKQIEQGGPVTVTHPNITRYFMTIPEAAQLVIQAGSMAQGGEIFILDMGESVKISDLARDLIRLSGFEPDRDIKIEYTGLRPGEKLYEELLLAEEGIKTTKHPDIFVGNPLDLSHNEILLCVKALENSLNSPEELRECMKKVVPTYKHDYTEVAIAR
- a CDS encoding S-layer homology domain-containing protein, translating into MILEKKKLQAIVKVTLVVFLTCTILSYAGAIPASAGISDSKYNLIQVLSPLLKDDSAATKADREAVLVLMGVDLSAETYAIDENIDDNLDDIISILDEYNNAASPSVDPATLESCLEDFYTFQQGHQSIASITLLEFRNGLIITTEYPSTYPNFITIKTNIETYTYDYLLLINFIQKAKVLNGLSNVLYEDEDGDVNVSQKFIEDIDDIAPLIPNIGTYKTRMTELIGKLNGSQYDSERPYFIANLAKYNLIDRYNAPDDDDDNGPSGGTSGGTATPSAPTPQANSDGSSSIKIAATLNSTTGNAASAVSENVINQLLTLSKPQTDGTKDIVIDVPKVDGAKSYTMSIPGNALSKSTASEEITIKTDAGNITLPSNIFAGDDTVKNKNVSLNIAKVDKSTLSPELQQKVGDKPIIELSFTVNGVVKEYSNPDKPATVSFKYTPTGAEALDSEFLVVWYMDNAGNLIEVPNGKYDPATGLVSFTTTHFSKYILVFNQKTFTDVTKTHWAKKEIEVMASKGIARGTTDKTFAPDESITRGDYMAILVRALGVNAVITENFSDIKATDINFKEIAIARKLGITNGVGNNMFKPDEYITRQDLMVLTERALSAVKKIKNKGTAADLDKFSDKSKVASYARDSVATMLKEGILIGAGAELGPVEKTTRAQAATIVYRIYNK
- a CDS encoding IclR family transcriptional regulator, giving the protein MNEDKKGQIQSVARAIQILECFNQYKELGVSEISKMMELHKSTTFGLICTLKDFNFLEQDKQTGKYKLGNEIFRLGTKVNVDLRSIASPYLDELVDSCHETANLVVRDGDTILYLKKVESPHSMRICTKDGEKIHIYCTAVGKAILAYLEDEEINDIINNTRFVKFTDKTITDRDVFLQQLKKVRQNGYAEDFEEREVGLVCVAAPIFDHHNKPIAGLSVSGPATRMTDKLRAEIAEILHRYTLEISRKLGY
- the panB gene encoding 3-methyl-2-oxobutanoate hydroxymethyltransferase encodes the protein MKKTIFDFNEMVAKGDKIVYLTAYDYLTAKMEEKAEIDMILVGDSLGMVTLGYDTTFPVTMEDMISHCKAVRRGAPNTFIVGDMPYMSYQVSDEQAVENAGRFIKEALCDAVKLEGGGPFIASRLKAINDAGILVMGHIGLTPQFAGQLGGYKAQGRSAEAAVKLVKQAKLLEESGAFSILVEGVPAPVGKAITERAGIPILGIGAGPYTHGQLLIYADMVGYYDNFTPKFVKKYANVGEILVNAFKDYAAEVREEKFPIDGEHTYKMKDKEEEEFLNLLGK